One Nitrospirae bacterium YQR-1 DNA window includes the following coding sequences:
- the aprB gene encoding adenylyl-sulfate reductase subunit beta: MPSFVMTEKCDGCKGQERTACMYICPNDLMKLDRDRMKAFNQEPEQCWECYSCVKICPQQAIEVRGYQDFNPLGGNVIPMRGSDSIMWTVKFRSGALKRFKFPIRTTAEGSIDPYKGKPEPNFDNLKKPGFFNLPEVKKP; the protein is encoded by the coding sequence ATGCCGAGTTTTGTTATGACCGAGAAGTGCGACGGCTGCAAAGGGCAGGAAAGAACCGCTTGTATGTACATCTGTCCTAATGACCTTATGAAGCTGGATCGCGACAGAATGAAAGCTTTCAACCAGGAGCCTGAGCAGTGCTGGGAATGCTATAGCTGTGTAAAGATATGCCCGCAGCAGGCCATCGAGGTAAGAGGCTACCAGGATTTCAATCCCCTTGGTGGAAACGTTATTCCTATGAGAGGTTCTGATTCCATTATGTGGACTGTAAAGTTTAGAAGCGGTGCACTGAAGCGCTTCAAATTCCCTATTCGTACAACCGCAGAGGGCTCAATAGACCCGTACAAGGGCAAGCCTGAGCCTAATTTCGACAATCTGAAGAAGCCCGGTTTCTTTAACCTGCCGGAAGTGAAAAAACCGTAA
- the aprA gene encoding adenylyl-sulfate reductase subunit alpha has product MELETCNFSFCQKPEMIEVETDMLLIGGGMACCGAAFEGARWANPKGIKITMVDKAATDRSGAVAMGLSAINTYMGENDPKDYVKYVKGDLMGIIREDLVYDVGRHVDDSVHLFEEWGLPVWKRADDGHTMDGAQPAKKLTEGGKPVRSGKWQIMINGESYKVIVAEAAKKALEINRAATGVAQNHYERIFIVKLILDAKEPNQVAAAVGFSTRENKAYIFKAKCMLLAAGGAVNVFRPRSVAEGQGRAWYPVWNAGTTYALAAQVGAELVLMENRFVPARFKDGYGPVGAWFLFFKAKATNALGEDYCVTNFEATNKLYGKYCSDPHKLGTAIRNHMMMIDMKAGKGPILMNTHLAMAELAKTMDAKQIKHLEAEAWEDFLDMCIGQAGMWASNNVEPDKSPSEIMPTEPYLLGSHAGCAGLWVSGPSDLGAPKEWCWGYDRMTTVKGLFTAGDGVGASGHKFSSGSHAEGRTAAKAMVAFCLDNAGYKPTVAKSTEELAAELYLPFEIYEKYKNYSTDPNVNPHYIRPKMLQVRLQKIMDEYVAGVSVWYMTSKTMLTEGLRQLAMLKEDSLRMAASDLHELMRCWENYHRIWTGESHARHILFREDSRYPGYYYRGDFNLVDDQNWKCFTISKYNLQTNQWEMSKRDYVQLFPD; this is encoded by the coding sequence ATGGAATTAGAAACATGTAATTTTTCTTTTTGCCAGAAGCCTGAGATGATCGAGGTTGAGACCGACATGCTTTTAATCGGCGGTGGTATGGCATGCTGCGGAGCAGCTTTTGAGGGAGCCCGCTGGGCAAATCCAAAAGGCATTAAAATAACCATGGTTGACAAGGCTGCCACTGACAGAAGCGGCGCAGTTGCAATGGGTCTTTCAGCAATCAACACATACATGGGTGAAAACGATCCTAAGGATTATGTTAAGTATGTAAAGGGTGACCTTATGGGAATCATAAGGGAAGACCTCGTATATGACGTAGGCAGACACGTTGACGATTCAGTACACCTTTTTGAAGAGTGGGGCCTCCCTGTATGGAAAAGGGCGGATGACGGCCATACTATGGACGGAGCACAGCCGGCAAAGAAACTTACCGAGGGCGGCAAGCCGGTAAGAAGCGGTAAGTGGCAGATAATGATAAATGGTGAGTCCTACAAGGTAATAGTAGCAGAGGCGGCAAAGAAGGCCCTTGAGATCAACAGAGCGGCTACAGGCGTTGCCCAGAACCACTACGAGAGAATTTTTATCGTAAAACTCATCCTTGATGCTAAAGAGCCTAACCAGGTGGCGGCAGCGGTAGGTTTTAGCACCAGAGAGAATAAAGCTTACATATTCAAAGCAAAGTGTATGCTTCTGGCGGCCGGCGGAGCTGTTAACGTATTCAGACCCCGTTCAGTTGCAGAGGGCCAGGGAAGAGCATGGTACCCGGTATGGAACGCAGGCACCACCTACGCATTAGCGGCACAGGTTGGAGCAGAGCTGGTTCTGATGGAAAACAGATTCGTACCTGCAAGATTTAAAGACGGTTATGGCCCTGTCGGCGCATGGTTCCTTTTCTTTAAAGCAAAAGCAACCAACGCTCTTGGTGAGGACTACTGTGTAACCAACTTTGAGGCAACCAATAAACTCTATGGCAAGTACTGCTCAGACCCACACAAACTCGGCACAGCAATCAGAAATCACATGATGATGATTGACATGAAAGCCGGTAAGGGTCCTATCCTTATGAATACCCACCTGGCTATGGCGGAGCTTGCTAAGACCATGGACGCCAAACAGATCAAGCACCTTGAGGCGGAGGCATGGGAAGACTTTCTTGATATGTGTATCGGACAGGCCGGAATGTGGGCATCCAACAACGTAGAGCCGGATAAGTCCCCATCAGAGATCATGCCTACCGAGCCTTATCTCCTTGGCTCACACGCAGGTTGCGCAGGTCTTTGGGTAAGTGGTCCAAGTGACCTCGGCGCTCCAAAAGAGTGGTGCTGGGGCTATGACAGAATGACCACCGTAAAGGGTCTCTTTACAGCAGGCGACGGCGTTGGCGCATCCGGACACAAATTCTCCTCAGGCTCACATGCCGAGGGCAGAACCGCAGCTAAGGCTATGGTAGCTTTCTGTCTTGACAATGCCGGCTACAAGCCTACAGTAGCAAAATCCACAGAAGAACTGGCAGCTGAACTTTATCTGCCGTTTGAGATATATGAGAAGTACAAAAACTACAGCACAGATCCTAACGTCAACCCCCACTACATCAGACCTAAGATGCTTCAGGTCAGACTCCAGAAGATCATGGACGAGTATGTAGCAGGAGTATCAGTATGGTATATGACCAGCAAGACCATGCTTACAGAGGGTTTAAGACAGTTGGCAATGCTTAAGGAAGACTCCTTAAGAATGGCGGCCTCAGACCTTCACGAGCTTATGAGATGCTGGGAGAACTACCACAGAATCTGGACTGGTGAGTCCCATGCAAGACACATTCTCTTCAGAGAAGATTCCCGTTACCCTGGTTACTACTACAGAGGAGACTTCAACCTCGTGGATGACCAGAACTGGAAGTGCTTCACGATTTCTAAGTACAACCTTCAGACCAACCAGTGGGAGATGTCAAAGAGAGATTACGTACAGTTATTCCCAGACTGA
- a CDS encoding archease codes for MDAVEFLDVSGDIGLRVTAANMAELFVKAACAFSSLTTDFDKIEAADTMEIILTAESTSDLIVAWLNELIYNFDTNGFLCKEIIIKEFSQTHISATVKGETFDENRHEKGFLIKAATYHGLKIESGESFSSLEIILDI; via the coding sequence ATGGACGCAGTGGAGTTCCTTGACGTATCGGGCGACATCGGGCTCAGAGTAACCGCCGCAAACATGGCTGAGTTATTTGTTAAGGCGGCCTGTGCGTTTTCCTCACTTACTACCGATTTTGATAAGATAGAGGCCGCAGATACCATGGAAATCATCCTTACCGCCGAGTCCACCTCTGACCTCATCGTTGCGTGGCTTAATGAGCTAATTTATAACTTTGACACAAACGGATTTCTCTGCAAGGAAATAATAATCAAAGAATTCTCTCAAACTCATATAAGCGCCACTGTCAAAGGTGAGACTTTCGACGAAAACAGACATGAAAAAGGTTTTTTGATAAAAGCCGCCACCTATCACGGCCTTAAAATAGAAAGCGGCGAGTCTTTTTCGTCTCTGGAAATAATTCTGGATATTTAA
- a CDS encoding adenylate kinase yields MRLVMLGAPGAGKGTQAKMLIDKYGIPQISTGDILRKHVADGTALGKEAKGYMDRGELVPDSVVIGMVKDRLSQSDCKAGFILDGFPRNTAQAATLDTVLESMGMPLQRALSVDVDFDILMKRLTGRRTCKGCNQMYNVYFSPPKTEAKCDKCSGDLYQRDDDKEDTIKKRLDVYKAQTEPLIDYYGGKAILKRVDGQGDINEIFNKITTMLS; encoded by the coding sequence ATGAGATTAGTTATGCTTGGAGCGCCGGGCGCCGGCAAGGGAACTCAGGCTAAGATGCTGATAGACAAATATGGTATTCCTCAGATATCAACCGGGGATATTTTGAGAAAACATGTGGCAGACGGTACCGCCCTTGGAAAAGAGGCCAAAGGCTATATGGACAGAGGAGAACTTGTGCCCGACAGTGTGGTGATTGGCATGGTAAAAGACAGGCTTTCGCAGAGCGATTGCAAGGCTGGTTTCATACTTGATGGATTCCCACGCAACACCGCCCAAGCTGCGACCCTTGATACTGTTTTAGAGTCTATGGGAATGCCGCTTCAGAGGGCGTTAAGTGTGGATGTTGACTTTGACATCCTGATGAAGAGATTAACCGGAAGGCGTACCTGCAAGGGCTGCAACCAAATGTACAATGTTTACTTCAGTCCCCCAAAAACTGAGGCTAAATGTGACAAGTGCAGCGGAGACCTTTATCAGAGAGATGACGATAAAGAGGATACTATCAAAAAAAGGCTCGACGTATATAAGGCTCAGACTGAGCCTCTCATAGATTACTACGGAGGCAAGGCAATTCTGAAGAGGGTTGACGGCCAGGGCGATATAAATGAGATATTTAATAAAATAACCACGATGTTATCATAA
- the ispE gene encoding 4-(cytidine 5'-diphospho)-2-C-methyl-D-erythritol kinase, translating to MLILTAPAKINWFLYVTGLRADGYHDIASLFQAVSVCDTLEFKKTDDATVFSPLTLESDLKIPADANLVSKALKVLAGYIKSSCATAENNDGKIYIRLKKEIPSEAGLGGGSSDAATALMGMNMLFNLNLSTGTLVKLASEVGSDVPFFIRGTTAMVEGRGELVTPVELDSTVPLLLLKPPVSISTPWAYGRVDDMTDKKIMRHNKALNIPAIVNEFIKAMKTGDFQSVASLMRNDIEEAIRGDFPWIDEIKGLLRSKGALVSLLSGSGSAIFGAFDNDRKRNAALECFEKRYPDFWIKPAVTLKSSLFSINDGP from the coding sequence ATGCTTATACTAACGGCACCTGCAAAAATCAACTGGTTTTTGTACGTTACCGGCCTGAGGGCTGACGGCTACCACGATATAGCCTCTCTGTTTCAAGCTGTAAGTGTCTGTGACACTCTGGAGTTTAAGAAGACGGATGACGCCACTGTGTTTTCACCTCTTACATTGGAAAGCGACTTAAAAATACCGGCTGATGCAAATCTTGTTTCAAAAGCACTGAAAGTTTTAGCCGGTTATATAAAAAGTTCCTGTGCAACAGCCGAAAATAATGATGGCAAAATCTATATCAGACTTAAAAAGGAAATACCGTCAGAGGCAGGCCTAGGTGGCGGAAGCTCAGATGCCGCCACTGCCCTGATGGGTATGAATATGCTTTTTAACCTTAACCTCAGTACAGGGACCCTTGTAAAATTAGCATCGGAGGTTGGCTCAGATGTCCCATTTTTTATCAGAGGCACTACAGCCATGGTAGAGGGCAGAGGGGAGCTTGTTACGCCTGTGGAGCTTGACAGCACCGTGCCTCTGCTGTTGCTGAAACCCCCTGTTTCAATATCAACCCCGTGGGCTTACGGCAGGGTTGACGATATGACGGATAAAAAAATTATGAGGCATAATAAAGCTCTGAACATACCTGCTATTGTCAATGAATTTATTAAAGCAATGAAAACCGGTGATTTTCAATCTGTGGCTAGCCTAATGAGAAATGATATAGAGGAAGCAATCAGAGGAGACTTTCCGTGGATTGATGAAATAAAAGGACTGCTAAGAAGTAAGGGAGCACTTGTGTCACTTCTCAGTGGCAGTGGCTCAGCGATTTTCGGCGCATTTGACAATGACCGGAAAAGAAATGCGGCATTGGAGTGTTTTGAAAAGAGATATCCTGATTTTTGGATAAAGCCAGCCGTAACCCTTAAATCGTCTCTGTTTTCAATAAATGACGGTCCCTAA
- a CDS encoding RtcB family protein, protein MAGKLIRKDENRIEVPIGYKGGMLVPGVIFLNEQLGEFLEPQAIAQVANVSTLPGIVGASLAMPDIHTGYGFAIGGVAAFDINEGIISPGGVGYDINCGVRLLRSNLTRQEVLPRINDLVSAIYNSVPSGVGSKGKIRLSPDEQKKIIVKGALWALGRGYGSASDLEKTESDGVLEGADSSVISEKALERGRNQQGTLGSGNHFIEIQYVSKIFNERAAQVFGLFEGQVTVMIHTGSRGLGHQVCTDFLPLMEKASKKYGIELHDRELACAPFYSQEAQDYFAAMKGAANYAWANRQCIMHLVSESFITAMRGSPSSAGLSLIYDVAHNIAKVETHRVGNRDIKLVVHRKGATRAFPAGHPELPDIYKAVGQPVLIPGDMGRSSFVLIGTPQAMTETYGSTCHGAGRLLSRHGAIRAAKGRQIRQELLEAGVTATSAGRGTLAEEMPEAYKDIANVVSVVDSAQISKKVAMLKPIGVIKG, encoded by the coding sequence ATGGCAGGAAAGCTGATAAGAAAGGATGAAAACCGGATAGAGGTACCGATAGGTTACAAGGGTGGAATGCTTGTGCCGGGCGTGATTTTTTTAAATGAACAGCTTGGGGAGTTTCTTGAGCCGCAGGCGATAGCGCAGGTGGCAAATGTATCCACACTGCCCGGCATCGTCGGGGCATCTCTTGCCATGCCGGATATTCATACCGGATACGGTTTTGCCATAGGCGGTGTGGCGGCATTTGATATAAACGAGGGGATAATCTCTCCCGGTGGAGTCGGTTATGATATAAACTGCGGAGTGCGGCTGCTTAGAAGCAATCTCACAAGGCAGGAGGTTCTTCCCAGGATAAACGATCTTGTCTCAGCCATATATAACAGTGTTCCCTCCGGGGTTGGCTCAAAGGGCAAGATCAGACTAAGCCCCGATGAGCAAAAAAAAATCATAGTAAAAGGCGCACTGTGGGCTCTCGGGCGGGGTTACGGCAGTGCCTCCGATCTGGAAAAAACCGAATCAGACGGAGTGCTGGAAGGCGCCGACTCTTCCGTAATAAGTGAAAAAGCCTTGGAACGGGGCAGAAACCAGCAGGGAACCCTGGGCTCAGGTAATCACTTTATCGAAATCCAGTATGTAAGCAAGATATTTAATGAAAGAGCTGCACAGGTTTTCGGACTTTTTGAGGGACAGGTAACTGTCATGATTCACACCGGCTCTCGGGGGCTTGGACATCAGGTCTGCACGGATTTCCTTCCTTTGATGGAAAAAGCCTCTAAAAAGTACGGAATCGAGCTGCACGACAGGGAGTTAGCTTGCGCTCCATTTTATTCACAGGAGGCACAGGATTACTTTGCCGCTATGAAGGGGGCCGCCAACTATGCCTGGGCTAACAGGCAGTGCATTATGCACCTTGTGTCAGAGTCCTTCATTACGGCAATGAGAGGCTCTCCTTCAAGTGCCGGCCTGAGTCTTATATATGACGTTGCACATAACATCGCTAAAGTGGAAACCCACAGAGTTGGAAACCGTGACATCAAACTGGTTGTTCACAGAAAAGGGGCAACGCGGGCATTTCCTGCAGGGCACCCTGAGCTTCCCGATATTTACAAAGCTGTCGGGCAGCCGGTTTTGATTCCAGGCGATATGGGGCGCTCCTCCTTTGTACTAATCGGCACCCCGCAGGCAATGACGGAAACTTACGGCTCAACCTGTCACGGAGCAGGCAGACTACTGTCTCGCCACGGCGCTATAAGGGCGGCAAAGGGCAGGCAAATACGGCAGGAACTCCTTGAGGCCGGAGTTACAGCCACAAGTGCCGGCAGAGGCACGCTTGCCGAGGAAATGCCGGAGGCGTATAAGGATATTGCAAATGTGGTAAGCGTTGTTGACAGCGCTCAGATATCTAAAAAAGTAGCTATGCTAAAGCCCATAGGCGTTATAAAGGGTTAG
- a CDS encoding CoB--CoM heterodisulfide reductase iron-sulfur subunit A family protein, with protein sequence MPEEKTAQMVVIGGGISGMTTAIEAAEAGITSVIIEKSPYLGGRVAQLNKYFPKLCPPYCGLEINFRRIKQNSKISYYTMSEVESVSGSEGNFTVKVKVNPRLVNSKCTACNKCVEVCPVERSNSFNFGMDKTKAVYLPHDMAFPMRYVIDESLCTKASCAKCVSVCKYNAIDFNMKPETIEIKTQSVVYATGWNPYDATKMDNLGFGKVKNMLTNMMMERLASPNGPTKGKIVRPADKKEPKTVAFVQCAGSRDENHLIHCSAICCMASLKQATYIREQYPDSKVFIYYIDLRTPGKYEDFLQKIQADENVQMIKGKVAKIEEDPESGDPVLTVEDIEGGTKITNKVDMVVLATGMEPAIKTAGKHGLKLDDNGFIDADTQSAGIYSSGVAKRPNDVSNSVQDSTASALRGIQSTVRR encoded by the coding sequence ATGCCAGAGGAAAAAACAGCACAAATGGTGGTAATAGGCGGCGGTATAAGCGGTATGACTACAGCTATAGAGGCTGCTGAGGCGGGTATAACCTCGGTAATCATAGAAAAAAGTCCATATCTTGGCGGTCGTGTTGCCCAGTTAAATAAGTACTTTCCTAAGCTCTGCCCGCCGTACTGCGGATTGGAGATAAATTTCAGACGTATCAAGCAGAACTCTAAAATAAGTTATTACACTATGTCGGAGGTAGAGAGCGTCAGCGGCTCCGAGGGGAATTTTACTGTAAAAGTTAAGGTTAATCCGCGTTTGGTTAATTCAAAGTGTACTGCATGTAATAAGTGCGTTGAGGTGTGTCCGGTAGAGCGCAGTAACTCGTTTAATTTTGGAATGGACAAGACCAAGGCCGTTTATCTTCCCCATGATATGGCTTTTCCTATGAGGTATGTGATAGATGAGTCGCTTTGTACAAAAGCCTCTTGTGCTAAGTGTGTCTCTGTTTGTAAATATAATGCAATAGATTTTAACATGAAGCCTGAGACAATAGAGATAAAAACACAGTCGGTAGTGTATGCCACAGGTTGGAATCCTTATGATGCAACAAAGATGGATAATCTTGGTTTTGGCAAAGTAAAAAACATGTTGACCAATATGATGATGGAGCGTTTAGCTTCCCCTAACGGCCCTACTAAGGGGAAAATAGTCAGGCCTGCCGACAAAAAGGAGCCAAAGACGGTAGCCTTTGTTCAGTGTGCCGGCTCAAGGGATGAAAACCACCTTATCCACTGTTCGGCCATTTGTTGTATGGCCTCCCTTAAACAAGCAACATATATAAGAGAGCAGTATCCGGATTCCAAAGTGTTTATTTATTACATAGATTTAAGGACGCCTGGAAAGTATGAGGACTTTTTGCAGAAGATACAGGCGGATGAAAACGTGCAGATGATAAAGGGCAAGGTGGCAAAAATTGAGGAGGACCCGGAAAGCGGTGACCCTGTACTTACTGTTGAGGATATAGAGGGTGGTACAAAGATAACGAATAAGGTTGACATGGTGGTCCTGGCAACCGGAATGGAGCCGGCCATAAAGACTGCCGGTAAACACGGTTTGAAGCTGGATGACAATGGATTTATAGATGCCGATACTCAGAGTGCAGGCATATATTCATCAGGTGTGGCAAAGAGGCCTAACGACGTTAGTAATTCCGTTCAGGACTCCACGGCATCGGCCCTCAGGGGCATACAGTCCACGGTGAGGAGGTAA
- a CDS encoding tetratricopeptide repeat protein gives MKGRIFFFLQLLLLFSFVFNAGAYATGANSNSNSGESRIEYAWYHYMLGVIAEEQNDWAKALKEFRTALKEDHDSPYLKVQIAYILLRQDRADDSVKIAEEVLKKNPNYIPALKLLGELYNARKSSDESIKLYEKIIDLDPNDTGAIVFLGALYLSKKDYESAGRVLRVFVDKDPSNVMGNYYLGVIYMETGDFDNATKYLKTAITINPSFDPAIVYLGIISEMKGNKDEAAKQYKSALAINPQNLKAREMLSRLYMTNKDIPKAIEELEALSKELPENVDIHLRIGLLYLEQEVFDKAVDEFMLVKSASPRNVLARYYLSLAYEALRKFDLAIEELKQAVNISPKNVKAFLRLAYLYKETKNYERAAYFYEELLSFDTSKPEYFLYTALVYTNMKNYNRAMELLSKGLELYPDNEELYLNVANVYEKLHDYDTMEKYIKKVIELNPNNSDALNYLGYSYADRGIKLDEALELVKKALKLKPDSGYIMDSLAWVYFKKGKFKDALKEQERAVGFVNDDATIFEHLGDMYAKLEMHEKALEAWKNAIKHYKDEIGLKERVEEKIKNSAKPVNN, from the coding sequence ATGAAAGGTAGAATATTCTTTTTTTTGCAGTTGTTACTGTTGTTTAGCTTTGTTTTTAATGCAGGGGCATACGCCACCGGCGCTAATTCAAATTCAAATTCAGGTGAAAGCAGAATTGAGTATGCCTGGTACCACTACATGCTTGGAGTCATAGCCGAGGAGCAAAATGACTGGGCAAAGGCGTTAAAGGAATTTAGAACAGCTTTAAAGGAAGACCACGACTCGCCGTATCTGAAAGTTCAGATAGCGTATATTTTGCTCAGGCAGGACAGAGCGGATGATTCGGTAAAGATTGCCGAGGAGGTGTTAAAGAAAAACCCCAACTATATCCCTGCCCTAAAGCTCCTGGGAGAGCTGTACAATGCACGGAAGAGCTCTGATGAATCCATAAAACTCTATGAAAAAATCATAGACCTTGACCCCAACGACACCGGTGCAATAGTGTTTTTAGGCGCACTGTATCTGTCAAAGAAAGATTACGAAAGTGCCGGCAGGGTGCTCAGGGTCTTTGTTGATAAAGATCCTTCCAATGTTATGGGAAATTATTATCTGGGTGTTATATATATGGAGACCGGTGACTTTGATAATGCAACCAAATATTTAAAAACAGCCATTACCATCAACCCGTCTTTTGACCCTGCAATTGTTTATCTGGGTATAATCAGTGAAATGAAGGGCAACAAGGACGAAGCGGCAAAACAATACAAGAGCGCCCTTGCAATAAATCCACAGAACCTGAAGGCCAGGGAGATGCTCTCAAGGCTTTATATGACAAACAAAGACATTCCTAAGGCTATAGAGGAGTTAGAGGCACTAAGTAAAGAGTTGCCTGAAAATGTTGACATACATTTAAGAATCGGTCTGCTGTATCTTGAACAGGAAGTCTTTGACAAAGCTGTTGATGAATTTATGCTGGTTAAGTCGGCCTCGCCAAGGAACGTTTTGGCCAGATACTATCTTTCATTAGCATACGAGGCTTTAAGGAAATTCGATTTAGCGATTGAAGAGTTAAAACAGGCTGTCAACATATCTCCTAAGAATGTAAAAGCCTTTCTGAGACTCGCATATTTGTATAAGGAAACTAAGAATTACGAAAGGGCTGCTTATTTTTACGAGGAGCTTCTTTCTTTTGATACATCAAAGCCTGAGTATTTCCTTTATACCGCACTCGTTTACACTAATATGAAAAATTACAATAGGGCAATGGAGCTGCTGTCTAAGGGACTGGAACTGTACCCTGACAATGAGGAACTGTACCTTAATGTTGCCAATGTGTATGAAAAGCTGCATGACTATGATACGATGGAGAAGTATATAAAGAAGGTGATAGAGCTTAATCCCAACAACTCCGATGCTTTAAATTACCTTGGATACTCCTACGCCGACAGAGGAATAAAGCTCGATGAGGCTCTTGAGTTAGTGAAAAAAGCCTTGAAGCTTAAACCAGACAGCGGTTATATTATGGACAGCCTCGCCTGGGTTTATTTCAAAAAGGGCAAATTCAAGGATGCCCTGAAAGAGCAGGAAAGGGCTGTAGGTTTTGTTAATGACGACGCCACCATATTTGAACATCTTGGAGATATGTATGCCAAACTGGAGATGCACGAAAAAGCGCTTGAGGCATGGAAAAACGCTATCAAACACTATAAAGACGAGATTGGCCTTAAAGAGCGGGTGGAAGAGAAAATAAAAAATTCAGCTAAGCCTGTGAATAATTAG
- the sat gene encoding sulfate adenylyltransferase: protein MALVRPHGKDKVLKPLLLEGAAHAEEMKKAKTLTQVKMASREVGDLIMMGIGGFTPLDGFMGHDDWKGVCDNYLMTDGVFWPIPVTISTSKEQADSLKNNQEVALVDDETGEIMGTMVIKEKYSIDKIHECKKVYRTDDQAHPGVAMVMQQGDINLAGPVKVLSQGTFPTEYAGIYLTPAETRKIFEDKGWSRVAAFQTRNPMHRSHEFLAKIAIEICDGLLIHQLLGKLKPGDIPANVRKDCINLLMEHYLVKNTCVQAGYPLDMRYAGPREALLHALFRQNYGCSDLIVGRDHAGVGDYYGPFDAQTIFKEIPSDALETKPMNIDWTFYCTKCDGMASMRTCPHGKEDRLMLSGTALRKMLSENLEVPDHFSRPEVLDVLRKYYAGLTDKVEIKMHKHSTG from the coding sequence ATGGCACTGGTAAGGCCGCATGGCAAGGACAAGGTATTGAAGCCGCTTCTTTTAGAGGGAGCAGCTCATGCCGAGGAAATGAAGAAAGCTAAGACTCTGACTCAGGTTAAGATGGCCTCAAGAGAAGTCGGCGATCTTATAATGATGGGTATAGGGGGCTTCACACCCCTTGACGGATTCATGGGGCATGATGACTGGAAAGGAGTCTGCGATAACTACTTGATGACAGATGGAGTATTCTGGCCGATCCCCGTCACCATTTCAACATCAAAGGAGCAGGCTGATAGTTTAAAAAATAACCAAGAAGTCGCCCTCGTTGATGATGAAACCGGCGAGATCATGGGCACCATGGTTATAAAGGAAAAGTATTCAATAGACAAGATACACGAGTGCAAGAAAGTTTACAGAACCGACGACCAGGCTCATCCCGGTGTAGCCATGGTTATGCAGCAAGGCGATATAAATCTTGCAGGCCCCGTAAAAGTTTTAAGCCAGGGCACATTCCCAACCGAATATGCAGGCATATATCTGACCCCTGCCGAGACCAGAAAGATATTTGAAGATAAGGGCTGGAGCCGTGTGGCAGCGTTTCAGACCAGAAACCCGATGCACCGTTCCCATGAGTTTCTTGCAAAAATTGCTATCGAAATTTGTGACGGCCTTTTAATTCACCAGCTTTTAGGTAAACTCAAACCCGGCGATATTCCTGCAAACGTAAGAAAGGACTGTATCAACCTGCTCATGGAGCACTATCTTGTGAAAAACACCTGTGTACAGGCCGGATACCCGCTGGATATGAGATATGCAGGCCCCAGAGAGGCCCTCTTACATGCACTGTTTAGACAGAACTACGGCTGCAGTGACCTTATCGTGGGCAGAGACCACGCAGGTGTGGGCGACTACTACGGTCCGTTTGATGCCCAGACTATTTTTAAAGAGATTCCATCAGATGCTCTTGAAACCAAGCCGATGAACATTGACTGGACATTCTACTGCACCAAGTGCGACGGTATGGCCTCCATGAGAACATGTCCGCACGGTAAGGAGGACAGACTGATGTTAAGTGGTACAGCCTTAAGAAAGATGCTCTCTGAAAATCTCGAGGTTCCCGATCATTTCAGCCGCCCTGAGGTTCTTGATGTTCTGAGGAAGTACTACGCCGGACTGACTGATAAAGTTGAAATAAAGATGCACAAACATTCAACCGGCTAA